In Gossypium hirsutum isolate 1008001.06 chromosome D06, Gossypium_hirsutum_v2.1, whole genome shotgun sequence, one genomic interval encodes:
- the LOC107943888 gene encoding geranylgeranyl transferase type-2 subunit alpha 1 isoform X1, producing the protein MHGRPRKAPKPEDEAASSAKAQKLRALQTQFFSFHHNKIYTKEAVELSAKLLEINPESYTAWNYRKLAVEHYLNLPDCNPDSIKSVLDDELRVVENALRQNFKSYGAWHHRKWVLSKGHSSIDNELRLLDKFQKADSRNFHAWNYRRFVAESMKRSEQDELKYTEDMIYANFSNYSAWHNRSVLLSALFDKKAEGFLLKEKVLPEEYEFIHQAIFTDPDDQSGWFYHLWLLDQTVTTDSPLLASSWPGHGSDVLLVGDRCYNGSAFSPFSALHSDSGSFPIVLYFNQPVRGVNSSTVTVECGFNKNEDLLWKPLSASNSQTARVWVAHLKVSSSDLHSTVEVSVGHTKGIISTRGFEYSHPSMLSFKVHVQPMERDSSQVSVAESISLREENFKVYGKQSEESIIDSFDQLIIKNGHETTASNWRFEALAKEIECFRELLSLVDCKIGKLTLARLLKAYDAMSYPFANKLVHSEEVLELYSDLMKLDRTHYQFYKDERSIVLLQKVTSSKGSLLQHCFQYKDSVSSAICGPICLRLNNLSLSRMGAFEKLLWVQMLDLSHNELQSIEGLEAMQLLSCLSLRNNKLRSLTALEPLRKLKLLRILDISYNQIGDHSIDTTRYVCSSPLSHSVGSELNRDETVTSDVALINNWEAFYIFKDFNLNQLDIVGNTIADEKFKSVLVKIMPKLKQLDGKLLD; encoded by the exons ATGCATGGCCGGCCCCGAAAAGCACCGAAACCTGAAGATGAAGCGGCTTCGTCTGCCAAAGCCCAGAAGCTACGCGCTCTCCAAACTCAATTCTTCTCCTTTCACCATAATAAAAT TTACACCAAAGAGGCGGTTGAACTTAGTGCCAAGCTTCTTGAGATCAATCCTGAATCGTACACCGCTTGGAACTATAGGAAACTCGCTGTTGAGCACTATCTGAATCTGCCCGATTGTAATCCTGACTCGATCAAGTCTGTTCTAGATGATGAACTCAGAGTG GTCGAGAACGCATTGAGGCAAAATTTTAAGTCATATGGAGCATGGCATCATCGAAAATGGGTTCTCAGCAAGGGCCATTCATCGATCGATAATGAGCTGAGATTGCTGGACAAGTTCCAGAAGGCTGATTCTCGTAATTTCCATGCATGGAATTATAGGAG aTTTGTTGCAGAGTCAATGAAGAGATCAGAACAGGATGAATTGAAATATACTGAGGATATGATTTACGCAAATTTTAGCAACTACTCTGCATGGCATAATCGAAG TGTATTGTTGTCTGCTTTATTTGACAAAAAGGCTGAAGGATTTCTCTTGAAAGAGAAGGTCTTGCCAGAGGAATATGAATTCATACACCAAGCCATATTTACGGACCCTGATGATCAAAGTGGATGGTTTTATCATCTTTGGCTACTAGACCAAACAGTTACAACTGACTCTCCTCTCCTTGCTTCATCTTGGCCTGGTCATGGTTCTGATGTCCTTCTAGTGGGAGATAGATGCTATAATGGTTCtgcattttctccattttcagcTTTGCATTCTGATTCAGGGTCATTTCCCATTGTTCTTTATTTTAATCAACCTGTTAGGGGTGTAAACTCATCTACAGTTACCGTTGAATGtggatttaataaaaatgaagaTCTTCTTTGGAAACCACTTTCTGCAAGTAACTCACAAACTGCACGAGTTTGGGTTGCACATTTAAAAGTTTCATCTTCAGATCTTCATTCTACAGTTGAAGTTAGTGTTGGACATACTAAGGGAATCATTTCAACAAGAGGGTTTGAATATAGCCATCCTTCAATGCTTTCATTTAAAGTACATGTACAGCCTATGGAAAGAGATTCCTCTCAAGTTTCAGTTGCAGAAAGTATTTcattgagagaagaaaattttaagGTCTATGGAAAACAATCGGAGGAATCAATTATTGACTCTTTTGATCAACTAATTATCAAGAATGGTCATGAAACAACTGCATCTAACTGGCGTTTTGAGGCTTTAGCTAAAGAGATTGAATGCTTCCGTGAACTGTTATCGTTGGTGGACTG TAAAATTGGAAAGCTTACACTTGCTAGATTACTGAAGGCTTATGATGCAATGTCATATCCGTTCGCTAACAAACTGGTGCATTCAGAAGAAGTTCTTGAGCTGTATAGTGATTTGATGAAATTGGATCGAACACATTACCAGTTCTACAAGGATGAACGTAGCATTGTCTTGCTACAGAAG GTGACATCTAGTAAAGGGTCTTTACTTCAACATTGCTTTCAGTATAAGGACTCGGTTTCATCAGCTATATGTGGTCCTATCTGTCTCCGGCTGAATAACTTATCACTATCACGGATGGGAGCTTTTGAGAAATTATTGTGGGTCCAAATGTTAGATCTCAGCCACAATGAACTACAATCAATTGAAG GATTGGAAGCTATGCAGCTCCTCTCTTGTTTGAGTTTGAGAAACAATAAACTGAGAAGTTTAACTGCTCTGGAGCCTTTGAGAAAGCTCAAGTTGTTAAGAATACTGGATATTTCATACAACCAGATTGGTGATCATTCTATTGACACAACAAGGTACGTGTGCTCTTCTCCTTTGTCTCATTCAGTTGGAAGTGAATTGAACAGGGATGAAACCGTGACCAGCGATGTTGCTCTTATTAACAATTGGGaggctttttatatttttaaagactTCAACTTGAATCAATTAGATATAGTGGGGAACACAATTGCTGATGAAAAGTTTAAGTCAGTTCTGGTTAAGATTATGCCTAAACTTAAGCAACTAGATGGCAAACTCTTAGATTGA
- the LOC107943888 gene encoding geranylgeranyl transferase type-2 subunit alpha 1 isoform X2, whose protein sequence is MHGRPRKAPKPEDEAASSAKAQKLRALQTQFFSFHHNKIYTKEAVELSAKLLEINPESYTAWNYRKLAVEHYLNLPDCNPDSIKSVLDDELRVVENALRQNFKSYGAWHHRKWVLSKGHSSIDNELRLLDKFQKADSRNFHAWNYRRFVAESMKRSEQDELKYTEDMIYANFSNYSAWHNRSVLLSALFDKKAEGFLLKEKVLPEEYEFIHQAIFTDPDDQSGWFYHLWLLDQTVTTDSPLLASSWPGHGSDVLLVGDRCYNGSAFSPFSALHSDSGSFPIVLYFNQPVRGVNSSTVTVECGFNKNEDLLWKPLSASNSQTARVWVAHLKVSSSDLHSTVEVSVGHTKGIISTRGFEYSHPSMLSFKVHVQPMERDSSQVSVAESISLREENFKVYGKQSEESIIDSFDQLIIKNGHETTASNWRFEALAKEIECFRELLSLVDCKIGKLTLARLLKAYDAMSYPFANKLVHSEEVLELYSDLMKLDRTHYQFYKDERSIVLLQKYKDSVSSAICGPICLRLNNLSLSRMGAFEKLLWVQMLDLSHNELQSIEGLEAMQLLSCLSLRNNKLRSLTALEPLRKLKLLRILDISYNQIGDHSIDTTRYVCSSPLSHSVGSELNRDETVTSDVALINNWEAFYIFKDFNLNQLDIVGNTIADEKFKSVLVKIMPKLKQLDGKLLD, encoded by the exons ATGCATGGCCGGCCCCGAAAAGCACCGAAACCTGAAGATGAAGCGGCTTCGTCTGCCAAAGCCCAGAAGCTACGCGCTCTCCAAACTCAATTCTTCTCCTTTCACCATAATAAAAT TTACACCAAAGAGGCGGTTGAACTTAGTGCCAAGCTTCTTGAGATCAATCCTGAATCGTACACCGCTTGGAACTATAGGAAACTCGCTGTTGAGCACTATCTGAATCTGCCCGATTGTAATCCTGACTCGATCAAGTCTGTTCTAGATGATGAACTCAGAGTG GTCGAGAACGCATTGAGGCAAAATTTTAAGTCATATGGAGCATGGCATCATCGAAAATGGGTTCTCAGCAAGGGCCATTCATCGATCGATAATGAGCTGAGATTGCTGGACAAGTTCCAGAAGGCTGATTCTCGTAATTTCCATGCATGGAATTATAGGAG aTTTGTTGCAGAGTCAATGAAGAGATCAGAACAGGATGAATTGAAATATACTGAGGATATGATTTACGCAAATTTTAGCAACTACTCTGCATGGCATAATCGAAG TGTATTGTTGTCTGCTTTATTTGACAAAAAGGCTGAAGGATTTCTCTTGAAAGAGAAGGTCTTGCCAGAGGAATATGAATTCATACACCAAGCCATATTTACGGACCCTGATGATCAAAGTGGATGGTTTTATCATCTTTGGCTACTAGACCAAACAGTTACAACTGACTCTCCTCTCCTTGCTTCATCTTGGCCTGGTCATGGTTCTGATGTCCTTCTAGTGGGAGATAGATGCTATAATGGTTCtgcattttctccattttcagcTTTGCATTCTGATTCAGGGTCATTTCCCATTGTTCTTTATTTTAATCAACCTGTTAGGGGTGTAAACTCATCTACAGTTACCGTTGAATGtggatttaataaaaatgaagaTCTTCTTTGGAAACCACTTTCTGCAAGTAACTCACAAACTGCACGAGTTTGGGTTGCACATTTAAAAGTTTCATCTTCAGATCTTCATTCTACAGTTGAAGTTAGTGTTGGACATACTAAGGGAATCATTTCAACAAGAGGGTTTGAATATAGCCATCCTTCAATGCTTTCATTTAAAGTACATGTACAGCCTATGGAAAGAGATTCCTCTCAAGTTTCAGTTGCAGAAAGTATTTcattgagagaagaaaattttaagGTCTATGGAAAACAATCGGAGGAATCAATTATTGACTCTTTTGATCAACTAATTATCAAGAATGGTCATGAAACAACTGCATCTAACTGGCGTTTTGAGGCTTTAGCTAAAGAGATTGAATGCTTCCGTGAACTGTTATCGTTGGTGGACTG TAAAATTGGAAAGCTTACACTTGCTAGATTACTGAAGGCTTATGATGCAATGTCATATCCGTTCGCTAACAAACTGGTGCATTCAGAAGAAGTTCTTGAGCTGTATAGTGATTTGATGAAATTGGATCGAACACATTACCAGTTCTACAAGGATGAACGTAGCATTGTCTTGCTACAGAAG TATAAGGACTCGGTTTCATCAGCTATATGTGGTCCTATCTGTCTCCGGCTGAATAACTTATCACTATCACGGATGGGAGCTTTTGAGAAATTATTGTGGGTCCAAATGTTAGATCTCAGCCACAATGAACTACAATCAATTGAAG GATTGGAAGCTATGCAGCTCCTCTCTTGTTTGAGTTTGAGAAACAATAAACTGAGAAGTTTAACTGCTCTGGAGCCTTTGAGAAAGCTCAAGTTGTTAAGAATACTGGATATTTCATACAACCAGATTGGTGATCATTCTATTGACACAACAAGGTACGTGTGCTCTTCTCCTTTGTCTCATTCAGTTGGAAGTGAATTGAACAGGGATGAAACCGTGACCAGCGATGTTGCTCTTATTAACAATTGGGaggctttttatatttttaaagactTCAACTTGAATCAATTAGATATAGTGGGGAACACAATTGCTGATGAAAAGTTTAAGTCAGTTCTGGTTAAGATTATGCCTAAACTTAAGCAACTAGATGGCAAACTCTTAGATTGA